In Anolis carolinensis isolate JA03-04 chromosome 4, rAnoCar3.1.pri, whole genome shotgun sequence, the genomic window CGTTCCAGAAAATTATGAGCTGCCCATTTCATTATAAACTTAAATACCTTTAGGAGTTATGTAcaatagataggtaaaggttatcccctgacattaagtcttgtcgtaTCCGACTCTCCGTATCAGCtcatttctcagctgaagagccGTGGcaagcatgactatatggagcattgttaccttcccgctggattagtacctatttatctactcatgtttacattttttcgaactgctaggttggcagatgctggagctgacagcggaagctcactccgctccccggatttggaccgccaacctttcagtcagtaagttcagcaactcaacAGTTTAACCGACTGTGCCACCGGGGTTCACAATAGTGTATGTAGAATAGTGAATAATATTTTGAAGGATAGATCTTTCATTGCATAGAATAACAAGCCACCCTACCACAGCTTATGCAGAGCCTAGACAAGTTCCTTTTTGTACAGCTCCTTCTCAAAATCTTTCAATTGGCTAGGCAAGCTTATAATTCTTTTAAAGGTGCTAAAATGGTTGATTTCAGATCTGTCTAAAGACTGGGACTTTTTAAAGCCACCTATGAGCATTGTCAGCACAAACTCCATGCCCTCCTACtggctttatttgtttttatggaCTTTAATCTTACATAGATCGTTGATCAGTGGCAACGCTGCTGTAATCATGATTTTAGATCTGAAAGACTGAATTGCTGTTATGTGGCTACATTACTAATCTTTAGATTCAAATGACAGATATCTATGTGCATCGTTATTATACCAATTTTCTCTCAAACTAAATGTAAGAACAGAAAACTGAACAGAGGAAGGCACAAATAACACAGAGTATCTTAGATTCTGCATTGCAAGAGCTCTTACGAACTTGCTGCTTTTATTATGAGTTTCCTTGAGAGGGCAGCAAAGGACAACCAACACATTCCTTGTATAATCCAGTATTGGAGTTCACTGGAAGCTGTATAAAGAGGCCTCTGATGTAAGAGGTCTTGTGACTACGTATACCAATGTGACCATATGGCCTAGCGCTCACTCCACCGACAGAGCAACAATCCTCTTAACAATAGACAAATGTCTACCAAGACTTCTAAGAAAATACAGACAATGACTGAGCTGGTGGATCAGACTGAGAATTGTCTGCTTGAATGCAAGGTGTGCTTTGAAAAATACAACCAGCAGAAAAAACACCGGCCAAGGAACTTACCATGTGGGCATGTGATGTGCTTGGAGTGTGTTATGTCTTTGACTCACCCCCGGACCTTTAAGTTGGAGTGCCCGTTTTGTCGCAGAGCCTGCAAATCATCCGAGACCAGCGACTGTTTGCCATTGCTGCACCTGATGGAAATCTTGAGCCTTCCTCTTAATAATGCTCCAGTTCCAGGAAGCAGCATAGGGAGGACAACTGAGGACGTGTCAACCCCAGCCTCTCAGGCCTtgaccttctctctttcctttggaGGATGGGGGACGCTGATCAATCCAACAGGAATTGCCGTGTGCCAGAGGTCTGGCTGTGCAGCAGTGGTTCATGACGGCAAAAAGAGGATCAAGCTGTTCACTTTCACTGGGAACTGCATGCAACAATTTGGAGAAAGAGGACAAGCAGGAAATGACATCAGGTACCCAAATGATATCACAGCCACACTGGATGGTCATATCGTCATCACAGACAGCGGGGATGGTTCGGTCAAAGTGTTTGATTTTAACGGCAGGGGCAAGCTGGTCATCTCAGAGTCTTTTTGCTTACCCTGGGGTTTGGACACGACACCTCAGAACGATATTATCATGACTGATTCAAAGGCAGGTACTCTGTATTGCTTAAGCGCTGACTTTAAAAAAGGGGAATTAAAGGGAGTGAGGAAACTGCATTCGAACTTGTGCAATCCAAGAAAAGTGGCTGTTTCTCAGGCCTCTGGTGCCATTGCGGTCATAGAACATTTGATGGTGAAAGGACCAAGCTATGGCAGCACAAGAGTGAAAGTTTTCAGCGCAGATATGCAAGTCCTTGGTCAGGTGGACAGTTTTGGTCTGAATCTAGTTTTTCCTATCAAAATTTATGCCAGTGGTGTGACCTTCAACAAGGAGGGTCATATAGTAGTAAGTGATGCTTATAACCAAGCAGTATTCTCCCTAGGAAAACCTGAAGAATTCCCTGTGTGTAAACCTGTAGTTACCCAGGGTCTTTCTTACCCCTTGGCATTAACATTCACACCAGATAACTCTCTGATTGTATTGGATGGTGGTGATCATTCTTTAAAAGTATATACTGCTAGCTGAAATATTTGTAAGGTATCACAAGGTGTGGGAGAAAAAGATCCAGACCCCATCCTTATACAAAGAGTACATGAAAACCTTTAGGCCCTATGGGAATAACTGAAACAAGCCTTCTCCAGGCTAGTGAGGTTGAAATGTGGTGCAATTCGGTGGGAAACAATTTATTGTTTTGGGCTACAACCTCCACAATCCCTCATCTTAGTCTGGATTTCTAGGAACTAAAATTAAAGATCCGGAAAGCCAAAATGTCTGAAAGTCTTcagtctagctcagtggttctcaacctatgggtccccaggtattttggcctacaactcccagaaatcctagacagtttatcagctgttaggatttctaggagttgaaggccaaaacatctggggacccacaggttgagaaccactgggttgtaAGTCAATGGCACAGTATGCAATGATGATGGTGGataataattatgtttttattgttatatgacttgaagtcatttctgaagcccctttcacacagctgaataaaatcccacattacctgctttgaactggaatatatggcagtgtggactcagatatcccagttcaaagcacatattgtgggattttctggattttgtaccagctgttaggatttctaggagttgaaggccaaaacatctggggactcacaggttgagaaccactggagctgatattaaatatatttcaagTGCAATTCTGCTGcagactctacactgccatataatccagatcatctgatTTGAAATAGATTatgtaagtctacactgccatataatctagttcaaatcagaaaacttggattttatatggcagtgtagatgggcctctaTCCATGAACATAGGAGCAAGTACCACACAACTTAATGAGAATTACTTCTGAGTTTCATGAGTAGGATTGTGCTATAAATAGGCAATTCCCATAAAAATTATGATACTGCAGTGGCTATTTATGAATTCCAGTACTTTCTGTGTCAGTCTGTGGGCTGGACGTTtctcttactttttaaaatgtcatatatGAAAGTACTCTTTCAGCCAGATTGTTATGACCCCTCTGAACCTTTTTAGGAAAATAAACAGTTTTGGCATTCTTAAAAGGTCATGATTTCTGTTACTGCACCACCAATTGGAGACTAACACAAAGAATGCCATAGGAGGGCAAAAGCATCAGTCAAGCTCAGAGCATGGAAGTCATGAGTCACAACTATGTATTTGTAATGAGTGCTTTTTATCAGAATGTTGCCTTTGAAAAGCAATGTAATGTGTGAGCATGCTGTCAACCTATTTGTGTAATGAATATTGTTTTCTGGTCAAATTTTAGCCATTTAGGATACTTTGAAACATTTCAAGTTGTCTAGAAGATTGAAAGGATTTTGTTGAAGTTTTCTTTGATTCTCTTATGAATTCAGTCCCCTCTCTCCcaaaacaaaagacaacagaAATTATGAGTAATACAATGAGGTATTTTTGAAAAAAGATGGCaatgaataacaacaataaacCCTCCTGATGAACAAGAACGAAGTACTAATTTTTCCAAGCTGTAGGGCTCCTGATACATGGGGAAAACTTGCCTTTACAGGTTGGGTTGCAGTGTCATCATGCAAAGCATTTTAGCAGAATAAAACACGGCAAAGATGGGGCATGTTCAGGGTGGTGAGGCATGTGGATGGCTCACTTCTCTGCCATTATGCTTGCTTTTAACTCACACCTTGGAGCTAGTGAAGCTAGTACGAACCTGTCTTCCTGGAATAAAAGTCAAGAGTGCTGTGCTGGTTGAGCCTTGTACAGGACAGACCTGATTCATCTGCTTGAAATTGATACCTTTTAGTGACCACTACTTCATCTATtgctataagtaaaggtaaaggtttcctcttgacattaagtctagtcgtatctgactctgggggttggtgctcatctccatttctaagccaaagagccgatgttgtccgtaaacgcctccaaggtcatgtggccggcatgattgcatggagcgccattaccttcccgccggagcggtacctattgatctactcacatttgcatatttttgaacagctaggttggcagaagctggggctagcacaggagctcaccttgtcctgccaaccttccggttatcaagttctgcagcttggcggtttaacccgctgtgacaCCGTGGCCCTTATCTATTGCTATAGAGGACTTTATAGTCTTTATATTAAAAACAAAGTTTAGAAAATCTACATTCTTGGACCAGATCTCTCAATCATCATGCCAGCTGGGAAATTGTGAGTTATAGCCCAGACACATAGACACACTATTACCAAATTTTTAGATCTGCCTATTTCGGTGtttaaattaacatttttttattttattacataattCTTAGAAGTCTCAGTTTAAATGTGAAATAGTTGTTGACATGGAGCAATGAAAAATGTCAAAATGAATGCAAAGGCCATGTTACATATTAAATGCAACTGCATATTACTTTTCTCCAATGTTTTATACattgggtccttggtatctgctggggtttgattccagggctCCTCAGagaacaactaaaatgatcaagggtctggagaacaagccgtatgaggagaggcttaaagtgttgggcatgtttagcctgcagaagagaatacTGACAGGAgatatgatagtcatgtataaatatgtgaggggaagtcatagggaaaagGGAGTGAGCTTgtattctgctgccctggagactaagacgtggaataaactacaggaaaggagattccacatgaacattaggaagaccttcctcactgtgagagctgttcagcagtggaactctctgccgcggagtgtggtggaggctccttccgtggaggcttttaagcagaggctggatggccatctgtcaggagtgctttgaatgcgattttcctgcttcttcgcagggggttgaactggatggcccatgaggtcccttccaactctaggattctatgattcagggataccaaaatctgtgcaaGCAcaagtcccttatataaaatggtaaaatcaaggtttgctttctgaattaatttaaaaaatgttttcaagccatggagAGT contains:
- the nhlrc1 gene encoding E3 ubiquitin-protein ligase NHLRC1 yields the protein MSTKTSKKIQTMTELVDQTENCLLECKVCFEKYNQQKKHRPRNLPCGHVMCLECVMSLTHPRTFKLECPFCRRACKSSETSDCLPLLHLMEILSLPLNNAPVPGSSIGRTTEDVSTPASQALTFSLSFGGWGTLINPTGIAVCQRSGCAAVVHDGKKRIKLFTFTGNCMQQFGERGQAGNDIRYPNDITATLDGHIVITDSGDGSVKVFDFNGRGKLVISESFCLPWGLDTTPQNDIIMTDSKAGTLYCLSADFKKGELKGVRKLHSNLCNPRKVAVSQASGAIAVIEHLMVKGPSYGSTRVKVFSADMQVLGQVDSFGLNLVFPIKIYASGVTFNKEGHIVVSDAYNQAVFSLGKPEEFPVCKPVVTQGLSYPLALTFTPDNSLIVLDGGDHSLKVYTAS